In Osmerus mordax isolate fOsmMor3 chromosome 23, fOsmMor3.pri, whole genome shotgun sequence, one DNA window encodes the following:
- the lgi2a gene encoding leucine-rich repeat LGI family member 2a produces the protein MLSICSKWTLYYLAFLFLSSPVYLKKAYRCPSTCSCSKESIICVGSSYVSRMIPNDISSLSIVNATFSDVKEAMFAHMPSLQLLLLNSNSLTTIRDDAFSGLSHLEYLFIESNKIETASKYAFRGLRDLTHLSLANNNIKSLPRDLFIDLDSLIELDLRGNAFECDCRAKWLMTWLKSTNATVSDVVCSGPEEMKDKRLNDMASLHNECISTDFILHQSVPSESLSVDTFSYKNDVYVAVAAPNIESCMVLQWDHIEMNFRTYDNITGQSIVGCKAMVIQDQVFIVVAQLFGGSHIYKFDEDQSRFSKFQDIEVSKISKPNDIEAFLIGTDNFFIIADSSKAGLSTLYKWNNKGFYSYQSLHEWFRDTDAEFVDLDGKAHLILASRSQVPVIYQWNRSNQKFILQGEIPNMEDVVAVKHFRVKEELYLAMTRYIGDSKVLRWSAKQFSEIQALPSRGAMILQPFVFKERHYLALGSDYTFSQIYQWDAEKKLFERFKEVYIQAPRSFTVVSTDRRDFLFSSSFKGNTQIYEHIILDLSL, from the exons ATGCTTTCAATTTGTAGCAAATGGACATTGTATTATTTGGCATTCCTTTTTCTGTCTTCACCGGTTTATCTGAAAAAGGCTTACAGATGTCCTTCAACATGCAGCTGTTCCAAGGAGTCCATCATATGCGTCGGCTCTTCCTATGTGTCCAGGATGATACCGAACGACATAAGTTCACT GAGCATTGTCAACGCGACGTTCTCCGATGTCAAGGAGGCTATGTTCGCCCACATGCCTTCACTCCAACTTCT GCTTCTTAATTCAAATTCTCTGACAACAATAAGAGATGATGCGTTCTCTGGTCTGTCCCACCTGGAATACCT GTTCATTGAGAGCAACAAGATTGAAACAGCATCGAAATATGCTTTCAGAGGACTCAGAGACTTGACTCACCT GTCTTTGGcgaacaacaacatcaaatcCTTACCCAGGGACCTCTTTATCGACCTGGACTCCTTAATTGAGTT AGACCTACGGGGTAATGCCTTTGAGTGTGACTGCAGAGCAAAGTGGCTGATGACTTGGCTGAAAAGCACCAATGCTACAGTGTCAGATGTTGTCTGCTCCGGGCCAGAGGAAATGAAGGACAAGCGGCTCAACGACATGGCCAGTCTGCACAACGAGTGCATCTCAACAG ATTTTATCCTCCACCAGTCTGTGCCGTCTGAGTCTCTGTCTGTAGACACGTTCTCCTACAAGAACGATGTCTATGTTGCCGTGGCAGCTCCCAATATCGAGAGCTGTATGGTACTCCAGTGGGACCACATTGAAATGAACTTCAGGACATATGACAACATAACTG GCCAGTCCATTGTAGGATGCAAGGCCATGGTGATCCAGGACCAGGTGTTTATTGTTGTTGCCCAGCTCTTTGGTGGATCCCATATCTACAAGTTTGATGAGGACCAGAGCAGGTTCAGCAAGTTCCAGGACATAGAAGTCTCCAAGATCTCCAAGCCCAATGACATTGAGGCGTTCCTGATCGGCACTGACAATTTCTTCATCATTGCCGACAGCTCCAAGGCAGGGCTGTCGACCCTCTACAAATGGAACAACAAAGGCTTCTACTCCTACCAGTCCCTGCACGAGTGGTTCCGCGACACAGACGCCGAGTTTGTGGACCTGGATGGCAAGGCTCACCTGATCCTGGCTAGCCGCTCCCAAGTGCCTGTGATCTACCAGTGGAACCGGAGCAACCAGAAGTTTATCCTGCAGGGGGAAATCCCCAACATGGAGGATGTTGTGGCTGTGAAGCACTTCCGGGTGAAGGAGGAGCTCTACTTGGCCATGACGCGCTACATCGGCGACTCCAAGGTCCTCCGTTGGAGTGCCAAGCAGTTCTCGGAGATCCAGGCGCTGCCGTCGCGTGGCGCCATGATCCTGCAGCCCTTCGTCTTCAAGGAGCGCCACTACTTGGCCCTGGGCAGCGACTACACCTTCTCCCAGATCTACCAATGGGACGCGGAGAAGAAACTCTTTGAGCGCTTCAAAGAGGTTTACATCCAGGCGCCGCGATCCTTTACCGTGGTGTCCACCGACCGCAGGGACTTTCTTTTCTCCTCCAGCTTCAAGGGAAACACGCAGATCTATGAGCACATCATCCTAGATCTGAGCTTGTGA